One region of Eupeodes corollae chromosome 1, idEupCoro1.1, whole genome shotgun sequence genomic DNA includes:
- the LOC129940946 gene encoding FAM172 family protein homolog CG10038, protein MLLSLPSVKFTKILAGSLSKFPSKNISISILPKYFHLTQVMSGEATKKLRDFGYAFNKEGKLRKVNPATGKPGDEPFQFDVFPDYAQNQRHYEELANCIPDIVYELLEQNGMYRVHTPENIPKEQATFIFTSQQKLDKPKKLMVLIHGSGYVRAGQWARSLIINNSLDHGTVLPYIKKARELGYDIVITNTNDNYRLSEDGAMKVIPGHNTPITHAATVWEKYVMASNPESVAIVAHSYGGSVTLALAKQFEQFFKHKVFAVALTDSAHFSGGQAAVRNLRPITRNFVSSDKPLGTVIKSPSDDLPQVSAGHTKHEWTSYSAMSAVFEFIEQRYEEFLISAKSKTEL, encoded by the exons ATGTTGCTATCATTGCCATCTGTCAAATTCACAAAAATCCTAGCCGGTTCACTATCAAAATTCCCATCTAAaaacatttccatttccatattACCAAAG TATTTCCATCTGACCCAAGTAATGTCTGGAGAAGCAACAAAGAAACTACGAGACTTTGGGTATGCATTCAACAAAG AGGGAAAGCTGCGAAAAGTGAACCCAGCTACTGGCAAACCTGGTGATGAGCCATTTCAGTTCGACGTCTTTCCAGATTATGCACAAAATCAAAGACACTACGAAGAGCTGGCCAAT TGCATTCCAGATATTGTGTATGAACTCCTAGAGCAGAATGGCATGTACCGAGTACACACACCTGAAAATATTCCAAAGGAACAGGCGACGTTCATTTTCACAAGTCAACAGAAATTAGACAAACCCAAGAAGTTAATGGTCTTAATCCATGGTAGTGGCTATGTCAGAGCAGGACAGTGGGCTAGGAG TTTGATTATCAACAACTCCTTGGATCACGGCACAGTGCTTCCTTATATCAAAAAAGCCCGTGAACTGGGCTATGACATAGTAATCACAAACACAAATGACAACTATCGTTTGTCTGAAGATGGAGCCATGAAAGTTATACCTGGACATAACACTCCCATTACACATGCAGCCACTGTCTGGGAGAAGTATGTTATGGCATCAAATCCAGAGAGTGTGGCCATAGTCGCCCATAGCTATGGAGGCTCTGTTACCTTAGCCCTG GCAAaacaatttgaacaatttttcaagCATAAAGTGTTCGCTGTTGCTTTGACAGACTCAGCCCACTTCTCTGGAGGTCAGGCGGCTGTAAGAAACCTTCGGCCTATCACGAGGAATTTCGTTTCAAGTGATAAGCCATTGGGAACGGTTATAAAATCACCCAGCGATGATCTGCCCCAGGTTTCAGCTG GCCACACAAAGCATGAATGGACCTCATATTCAGCTATGTCGGCTGTTTTTGAATTCATTGAACAACGCTATGAGGAGTTTTTGATTTCTGCTAAATCAAAAACTGAGTTGTAA